The following DNA comes from Mya arenaria isolate MELC-2E11 chromosome 11, ASM2691426v1.
TGCTCCGTCTGGGTATGAAGCCGCAATTTCATGTCGATAAAACATGTCCTACCATGTCGGAAAGGTATACATCCGTTATTTAGCTGATAAATAAAGAAATCGCTATTGTTACTGAGAACTGGGCAATTCCACTTATTGGCCAACACTGTTATTTCTCTGTCTTCCTCATATGGAATCGTGACGTGTGGTATCTGAAGCTCACGCAGGACATGGCGGAATGTTTCTTCACATAGAATCGGAAGGACATGTCCCTCGGTTGCTTCAGGGCCCTTCTCACAAATCAGACCAGCGCGCTCTCTTCTAGACGCCTTACGTTGAACCACTCTGTTCCATTTTCGGTTATCTGGATCACGCCCGCCGCACAGGACAACATACGGCTCCACCTTACAGGCATTGAGGATGGCAAAGAAGGTTTTACAGTTGTTGGCATAAGTGTCATAGTTCCCACCATACTCTTCTGGCACATGATAGCAGTTGTATAAGGAGTGGTACAAATTTACGCCATGAATGATGAGTCGAGTGTCATGAAGTTCAAAATCATGAAGAAGGACTTCCTTGTTGTCGTTTACCAGTGTGGACAAACCTCGCACGCCCATCGTTCGCTTCACATAATATGAAATCGGCCGCTCTGCAATAGGATTACTTGTCGTGAGACATTTTGAGTACATTTTCAATCCTAAGACCAATATTTGCATGTTTTCTACTGACGTCCTACCTTGAtcaatgtttatcaaaacaacTGCCCGATTCCGCAGCAAATTTGGTTAGACATTAGTCAAGTCGTTAACTTCCATTGTGTTGTCAATCTTAAGTATGGCTCTTTAGATGAATTTAAGTGTCTTTAATGGGAACTGATGTCTCAAGTATGTCAATTTATTGGCGtagttttgtaaatatcttaTACCGAGGCGTATTTATAAAGAACTTAAGTGAAATTTTAATTAAGTCAAAATAAGCCTTCttttcttgaatatttataaaacacacgAAGTTTATACACCAAAAGTATGGCAATAAGCAAGATAATAGCCCGAACAATTAATGGTTATAAAAAGtagaacataaaaaagaaaataatcttTGTCAAAAATAAGGACATTTtcgttttgttgtaaaatacaCTTTGAAAATGGCCACTTACAAATAAAATCTCTCTATATATTGGTTTTATTGGCATTTGTTGCTTTCGCTGATAATCAGGGGTCATCATTCATGGTTACATGGACTGATCTAACTTGTCGTCGAAAGTAACAGAGGTATCATGCTCATCTAATTTCCAAACAAACGGAAAAAACTTCttaaacagggtttcagatatcatTAATTAAGGAAACCTTTCTccaaatttgttaatggtcattataatcttatattaaagtaaaataatagtCTTAAATCGGTGATTGCTGTTAGTATTGCTCATTCCGATTTTTattatgatgttttaaagaaaaatcgtaaaattaaaatgttttcagtagGTTGT
Coding sequences within:
- the LOC128207907 gene encoding protein asteroid homolog 1-like, coding for MGVRGLSTLVNDNKEVLLHDFELHDTRLIIHGVNLYHSLYNCYHVPEEYGGNYDTYANNCKTFFAILNACKVEPYVVLCGGRDPDNRKWNRVVQRKASRRERAGLICEKGPEATEGHVLPILCEETFRHVLRELQIPHVTIPYEEDREITVLANKWNCPVLSNNSDFFIYQLNNGCIPFRHGRTCFIDMKLRLHTQTEQSSLLPPEALPTDREYTYISVKRYHYSR